A genomic stretch from Candidatus Thiothrix anitrata includes:
- the gspD gene encoding type II secretion system secretin GspD has product MNYKVNIVGLVSVAVVMSACTSIKGSPGYRDNTTSGGFQRSAAIKELNDATYSHPVLRAASAPTVRPANYQADAPATAPAWDAMQPSAKTANTNKTDDVELILGTQDYYRDDVKRPAIATSSKRKAGGVALNFERASIREVVKVVLGDILKQTYTVEPGVEGEVTISSTDPIAQDALIPTLESLLQTQGAVLYKDDTGSFRVAARANIKGRGLMPSTGSIKPGYSMQVITLRYIPAAEMQKILEPIASPDAFVRVDPNRNMLVLAGTSSELANLSATIKTFDVDVLKGMSVGLYRVKNVEASVVAKNLDALFGESGNSPMAGMIKIMPIEHMNSIMIISANPDYLKDMKDWVDRFDQVSPTAGRQLFVYHVQNGKAEHLAEMLNQIFGGKKSSSSKAFPSDTNTSSLAPGLTPASVGADGQVVAGAESMATPAKTMLGEAGEGGVSINPDAEVRIVADKTNNSLMIMSTNDTYQQILESLKRIDIMPMQVQVEASIMEVTLTDGLEYGLQWYFRNSGNTVGSNGLGRATATESGFTPPVGFSFATSGAASNVLGVVNALARESKVRVLSSPSILVLDNQTASIRVGDQQPIFTGKLNDSTGGSSTTVQYKDTGVSLQVTPQVNSNGLVKMDIQQDITDTGEIDAATGNRSFLQRNIKSSVAVKSGETIVLGGLIRDNSSTGKNGVPGLSKLPIVGSAFSGSSSSGKRTELLVLITPTAIKDQRDLVKTGEEMRERMQRLMDGDKFIPQLRGQYVN; this is encoded by the coding sequence GTGAATTACAAGGTTAATATCGTTGGGTTGGTTAGTGTGGCGGTCGTTATGTCGGCTTGCACTTCCATTAAAGGCAGCCCAGGCTATCGTGATAATACCACTTCCGGTGGCTTTCAACGCAGTGCGGCAATCAAGGAGTTGAATGACGCAACTTATAGCCATCCGGTACTGAGAGCGGCCAGTGCGCCAACAGTGAGGCCTGCTAATTATCAAGCTGATGCACCTGCCACAGCACCTGCATGGGATGCTATGCAGCCTTCAGCGAAGACCGCGAACACTAACAAAACAGATGATGTGGAGTTAATACTCGGCACTCAGGACTATTACCGTGATGATGTGAAACGCCCCGCAATAGCCACTTCCTCCAAGCGCAAGGCTGGTGGTGTGGCATTGAATTTTGAACGTGCCAGTATCCGTGAAGTGGTGAAGGTGGTATTGGGCGACATTCTAAAACAAACCTATACCGTTGAACCGGGAGTTGAAGGTGAGGTAACCATTAGCTCTACCGATCCTATTGCCCAAGATGCGCTCATTCCGACCTTAGAATCCTTGCTGCAAACCCAGGGCGCGGTACTTTATAAAGATGATACCGGCAGTTTCCGGGTGGCGGCGCGAGCCAATATCAAAGGGCGCGGCTTAATGCCGTCCACAGGTTCGATTAAGCCGGGTTACAGTATGCAGGTCATTACCCTGCGTTATATTCCAGCTGCAGAAATGCAGAAAATTCTGGAACCGATTGCGAGTCCTGATGCGTTTGTGCGGGTTGACCCGAACCGCAATATGTTGGTGTTGGCTGGCACGAGTTCGGAGCTGGCTAATTTAAGTGCCACGATTAAAACCTTTGATGTGGACGTATTGAAAGGCATGTCAGTGGGTTTGTATCGCGTTAAAAATGTTGAAGCCTCCGTGGTGGCGAAAAATCTTGACGCACTGTTTGGCGAAAGTGGTAATAGCCCTATGGCGGGCATGATTAAAATCATGCCGATTGAACACATGAACAGCATTATGATTATTTCTGCCAATCCTGATTACCTCAAAGATATGAAGGATTGGGTAGACCGTTTTGATCAGGTTAGCCCGACGGCGGGACGACAACTGTTTGTTTACCACGTCCAAAATGGTAAGGCGGAACATTTAGCAGAAATGCTTAATCAGATATTCGGTGGTAAAAAAAGTTCCAGCAGCAAAGCATTCCCAAGCGATACAAATACTAGTAGTCTCGCCCCCGGTTTAACCCCTGCTTCTGTCGGAGCAGATGGGCAAGTGGTAGCTGGTGCAGAATCAATGGCAACACCCGCGAAAACCATGTTGGGTGAAGCGGGTGAGGGTGGCGTAAGTATTAACCCGGATGCAGAAGTGCGGATTGTGGCGGATAAAACCAATAATTCCCTGATGATCATGTCTACTAACGATACTTATCAGCAAATTCTGGAGTCACTCAAGCGCATTGACATTATGCCGATGCAGGTGCAAGTGGAAGCGTCCATTATGGAAGTCACACTCACTGATGGTTTGGAATACGGCTTGCAGTGGTATTTTAGAAACTCTGGCAATACGGTTGGGAGTAACGGTTTAGGACGTGCAACGGCAACGGAGTCTGGGTTTACTCCACCCGTCGGATTCTCATTTGCTACTAGTGGGGCGGCTTCCAATGTGTTGGGCGTGGTTAATGCCTTGGCGCGTGAATCCAAGGTGCGTGTATTGTCATCACCGTCGATTTTAGTGCTGGATAATCAAACTGCCTCGATTCGTGTTGGTGATCAGCAGCCGATCTTTACCGGCAAGCTGAATGATTCCACCGGTGGTTCTTCGACCACGGTGCAGTACAAGGATACTGGGGTATCGTTGCAAGTGACACCACAAGTTAACTCCAACGGTTTGGTGAAAATGGATATTCAGCAGGATATTACCGATACTGGCGAAATTGATGCAGCCACCGGCAACCGTAGCTTTTTGCAACGTAATATTAAAAGTAGCGTCGCTGTCAAAAGTGGTGAAACCATTGTGCTGGGTGGTTTGATTCGCGATAACAGCTCGACAGGTAAAAACGGAGTTCCCGGTTTATCTAAATTGCCGATTGTGGGTAGTGCTTTCAGCGGTAGCAGTAGTAGTGGTAAACGTACCGAATTATTGGTGCTGATTACCCCGACAGCGATTAAGGATCAGCGTGATTTGGTGAAAACCGGCGAAGAAATGCGTGAACGGATGCAACGGCTGATGGATGGCGATAAATTCATTCCGCAATTAAGGGGGCAATATGTCAATTAA
- a CDS encoding peptidylprolyl isomerase: MLKLMLRKYLAALLCAIIPCISGAAEPTVSPETLFIRDTLLQKGLALGLDKSPELEKQVAAFREEQIARLALNAALEEGMPDFTARAEELYQVRKEKQYQLPLRLRVRVLESSFASGAAAATRSQLENLRSQILAGELDFKAAVLAHSSDPERKLTEGDSQWFSAGQKSDVLYAAAEQLTPEKPFSDIVMDENRAYLLHYLDRKAPEVRSFDEVKAEIISELQQAYRDTQRKVVMEKFRTQFQQQLDKAAPPPQAAAM, from the coding sequence GTGTTGAAACTTATGCTGCGTAAATACCTAGCTGCACTATTGTGCGCCATTATTCCCTGCATTTCAGGAGCGGCGGAACCTACCGTATCGCCTGAAACCTTATTTATCCGTGATACTTTGCTGCAAAAGGGCTTGGCCTTGGGCTTGGATAAAAGTCCCGAACTGGAAAAGCAAGTCGCGGCATTTCGCGAAGAACAAATTGCCCGTTTAGCCTTGAATGCGGCTCTCGAAGAAGGGATGCCGGACTTTACTGCGCGTGCCGAAGAGCTGTATCAGGTGCGTAAAGAAAAACAGTACCAGTTACCGCTGCGGTTGCGGGTCAGAGTGCTGGAAAGTAGTTTTGCCAGCGGTGCAGCGGCGGCTACCCGTAGCCAATTGGAAAATCTGCGCTCGCAAATCCTTGCGGGGGAACTCGATTTTAAAGCAGCGGTGTTAGCTCACAGCAGCGACCCCGAACGCAAGCTTACTGAAGGCGATAGCCAATGGTTTTCCGCCGGACAAAAGTCCGATGTACTGTACGCGGCTGCGGAACAACTCACCCCGGAAAAACCGTTCAGCGATATTGTGATGGATGAAAACCGTGCGTATTTGCTGCATTACCTTGACCGCAAAGCCCCGGAAGTGCGCAGTTTTGATGAGGTAAAAGCGGAAATCATTAGCGAATTGCAGCAGGCTTACCGCGATACGCAACGCAAAGTGGTGATGGAAAAATTCCGCACACAATTCCAGCAACAACTGGATAAAGCCGCACCGCCGCCGCAGGCAGCCGCGATGTGA